From Streptomyces sp. TLI_053, a single genomic window includes:
- a CDS encoding ATP-binding cassette domain-containing protein yields MALEFQRIEFQYGRKARLFTGLDLRIDNPATVLLGPNGAGKSTLMALAASQLSPRRGSVSWHGVDPAAGAGDRAAYRRAVAWLPQQITPVPGLSVREQVAYCGWLKGMSRAAAWQASAVALARVGLGELADRDGHRLSGGQLRRMGIAGCLAHHSELILMDEPTAGLDPTQRAVFRALVEELTNEVNVIVSTHQTEDLAGTYRQVVVLDRGQVRFQGATEDFHALAADDGTGGGGRTGTGDRTADGTGTGGRTDGSGRPPAAVPVPGGGTAAGAPSAEAAYARLIERET; encoded by the coding sequence ATGGCTCTTGAATTCCAGCGCATCGAATTCCAGTACGGCCGGAAGGCCCGCCTCTTCACCGGCCTCGATCTGCGGATCGACAATCCGGCCACCGTCCTGCTCGGCCCCAACGGCGCGGGCAAATCCACCCTCATGGCCCTCGCCGCCTCCCAGTTGAGCCCCCGCCGGGGATCCGTCAGCTGGCACGGCGTCGATCCGGCGGCCGGCGCGGGCGACCGGGCCGCCTACCGGCGGGCGGTGGCCTGGCTGCCGCAGCAGATCACCCCGGTCCCTGGCCTCAGCGTCCGCGAACAGGTGGCGTACTGCGGCTGGCTGAAGGGCATGTCCAGGGCCGCCGCCTGGCAGGCCTCGGCGGTCGCACTCGCCCGGGTCGGCCTCGGCGAGCTGGCCGACCGGGACGGACACCGGCTGTCCGGCGGCCAGTTGCGCCGGATGGGCATCGCCGGCTGCCTCGCCCACCACAGCGAACTGATCCTGATGGACGAGCCGACCGCCGGCCTCGATCCCACTCAGCGGGCGGTGTTCCGCGCCCTGGTGGAGGAGTTGACGAACGAGGTGAACGTGATCGTCTCCACCCATCAGACCGAGGACCTCGCCGGCACGTACCGGCAGGTGGTGGTGCTGGACCGGGGGCAGGTCAGATTCCAGGGCGCCACCGAGGACTTCCACGCGCTGGCGGCCGACGACGGGACCGGGGGCGGGGGCAGGACCGGGACCGGGGACAGGACCGCCGACGGGACGGGGACCGGAGGCAGGACGGACGGCTCCGGCCGTCCTCCGGCGGCCGTGCCGGTCCCCGGAGGCGGAACCGCCGCCGGTGCGCCGAGCGCCGAGGCCGCGTACGCCCGCCTGATCGAGCGGGAGACCTGA
- a CDS encoding tyrosine-protein phosphatase, whose translation MTRHIAFEGPHNFRDLGGYPTADGRTVRWGRLYRSASLGTLTSPADLERFRALDIGTVIDLRYPWEIARKGRIPELTGVAYHNLSIEHRPYDQAEIDPDVDPWRYLADRFAEVTEDGVAEIRTVLELIADADRPVVFHCASGKDRTGLIAALVLRLLGVGEDDVAADFALTELATARLVADWRAANPGRTLRWPGFGRAPEDVIRLVLADLTAAHGSVHGYATGTVGVDEALIGRLRARLLPEPPEGARR comes from the coding sequence ATGACCCGCCACATCGCCTTCGAGGGACCGCACAACTTCCGCGACCTGGGCGGCTACCCGACCGCCGACGGGCGGACGGTCCGGTGGGGGCGGCTCTACCGCTCGGCCTCGCTCGGAACGCTCACCTCGCCCGCCGATCTCGAACGGTTCCGGGCGCTGGACATCGGCACCGTGATCGACCTGCGCTACCCGTGGGAGATCGCCCGCAAGGGCAGGATCCCTGAGCTGACGGGCGTCGCGTACCACAACCTCTCGATCGAGCACCGGCCGTACGACCAGGCCGAGATCGATCCCGACGTCGACCCCTGGCGGTATCTGGCGGATCGTTTCGCCGAGGTGACCGAGGACGGCGTCGCGGAGATCCGCACCGTCCTGGAGCTGATCGCCGACGCCGACCGGCCGGTCGTGTTCCACTGCGCCTCGGGCAAGGACCGCACCGGACTGATCGCCGCGCTGGTACTCAGGCTGCTCGGCGTCGGCGAGGACGACGTGGCCGCCGACTTCGCGCTCACCGAGCTCGCCACCGCGCGCCTGGTGGCCGACTGGCGGGCCGCCAACCCGGGGCGCACGCTGCGCTGGCCGGGCTTCGGTCGCGCGCCGGAGGACGTGATCCGGCTCGTGCTCGCGGACCTGACCGCCGCTCACGGCTCGGTCCACGGTTATGCCACCGGCACGGTCGGGGTGGACGAGGCGCTGATCGGCCGACTGCGCGCGCGGCTGCTTCCGGAGCCGCCCGAGGGCGCCCGCCGGTAG
- a CDS encoding helix-turn-helix transcriptional regulator yields the protein MARTAPRTGSTPARDRVPPHPDLRTITLQQVLEALVDPVRRQIVRALHAAGEDLPCGVIELPVSKSTATHHFHVLREAGLIRQHYVGTSRMNALRREEFAECFPGLLEALVAAPERHRAAPHRSEPAR from the coding sequence ATGGCACGAACCGCACCGCGCACCGGCTCCACCCCCGCGCGGGACCGCGTCCCCCCGCACCCCGACCTGCGGACGATCACGCTCCAGCAGGTACTGGAAGCCCTCGTCGACCCGGTGCGGCGGCAGATCGTCCGCGCCCTGCACGCGGCCGGCGAGGACCTGCCGTGCGGGGTGATCGAGCTGCCGGTCAGCAAGTCGACGGCCACCCACCACTTCCACGTCCTGCGCGAGGCCGGGCTGATCCGCCAGCACTACGTGGGCACTTCGCGGATGAACGCGCTGCGGCGCGAGGAGTTCGCGGAGTGCTTCCCGGGCCTGCTGGAGGCGCTGGTCGCGGCACCCGAGCGGCACCGGGCCGCTCCCCACCGCAGCGAACCCGCCCGATAG
- a CDS encoding zinc-dependent alcohol dehydrogenase family protein — translation MVRTVLFHELGGPEVLRLEEAPIAGPGPGELLVRIDAIGLNRAEVLYRSGQYIEDVREFPGRLGSEAAGVVEAIGPAVTGFAVGDAVSVVPAFSMNDYAVYAERAVVPANAVVHRPEGLDAVRGAAVWMPYVTAYGAMVEAGGLRAGDTVVITAASSSVGLAAIRIAERVGAVPIATTRTAAKREALLKAGAAEVVVTEEEDLAARVLELTGGRGAELVFDAVAGPGVVDLARALAQGGALVLYGALSGEDTPFPPMPVMKGKSMRSYTLHEITTDPEGLRRAEAFVASGLRTGAFEPAVDRVFPFEEIADAHRYLEGGSQIGKIVVTVDH, via the coding sequence ATGGTCAGGACCGTGCTGTTCCACGAGCTGGGCGGGCCCGAGGTGCTGCGGCTGGAGGAGGCGCCGATCGCCGGGCCCGGCCCCGGCGAGCTGCTGGTCCGCATCGACGCGATCGGCCTCAACCGGGCCGAGGTGCTGTACCGCAGCGGCCAGTACATCGAGGACGTCCGGGAGTTCCCCGGCCGCCTCGGCAGCGAGGCGGCGGGCGTGGTCGAGGCGATCGGCCCGGCCGTCACGGGGTTCGCCGTCGGCGACGCGGTGAGCGTCGTCCCGGCCTTCTCGATGAACGACTACGCCGTCTACGCGGAGCGCGCCGTCGTCCCGGCGAACGCGGTGGTGCACCGGCCCGAAGGACTCGACGCGGTGCGCGGCGCGGCGGTCTGGATGCCCTATGTCACCGCGTACGGCGCCATGGTGGAGGCCGGCGGTCTGCGGGCCGGCGACACCGTGGTGATCACCGCGGCGTCCAGCAGCGTGGGTCTGGCGGCGATCCGGATCGCCGAGCGCGTCGGCGCCGTCCCGATCGCCACCACCCGCACCGCGGCCAAGCGGGAGGCCCTGCTGAAGGCCGGCGCCGCCGAGGTGGTCGTGACCGAGGAGGAGGATCTCGCCGCCCGCGTCCTGGAGCTGACCGGCGGCCGGGGCGCGGAGCTCGTCTTCGACGCCGTCGCCGGGCCCGGAGTCGTCGACCTCGCCCGCGCCCTCGCCCAGGGCGGCGCACTCGTTCTCTACGGCGCCCTCAGCGGCGAGGACACCCCCTTCCCGCCGATGCCGGTGATGAAGGGCAAGTCCATGCGCAGCTACACCCTGCACGAGATCACCACCGACCCCGAGGGCCTGCGCCGCGCCGAGGCCTTCGTCGCCTCCGGCCTGCGCACCGGCGCCTTCGAGCCCGCGGTGGACCGGGTCTTCCCCTTCGAGGAGATCGCCGACGCCCACCGGTACCTGGAGGGCGGCAGCCAGATCGGCAAGATCGTGGTGACCGTCGACCACTGA
- a CDS encoding aminoglycoside phosphotransferase family protein: protein MCAAARTPDRMHDDDFLHDRLHDEEPVIDTGLVRRLIAAQFPQWTGLPLTPVGIAATDNAMFRLGADHAVRLPRAAWAAANTAREQYWLPRLAPHLPVPVPVPVAQGRPTTAYPWEWSVLRWLDGVNPAPGVLADPAQLARDLAGFLGALHAAEPGPDAPPASRGGPLAGRDAATRAAVGRLRGVIDTGAATALWDKALRLPEPTGPATWVHGDLTAGNLLLSGQRLGAVLDFGLLGAGDPTVDLIAAWNVLPASARPVFRAALALDDATWERGRAWALSIALVQLPYYRTTNPPLAANARHVVREVLTDRSV from the coding sequence ATGTGCGCAGCCGCCCGGACGCCCGACCGCATGCACGACGACGACTTCCTGCACGACCGTCTGCACGACGAAGAACCCGTCATCGACACCGGCTTGGTGAGACGGCTGATCGCGGCCCAGTTCCCGCAGTGGACGGGCCTGCCGCTGACCCCGGTCGGCATCGCCGCCACCGACAACGCGATGTTCCGGCTCGGCGCCGACCACGCCGTCCGGCTGCCCAGGGCCGCGTGGGCCGCCGCGAACACCGCGCGTGAGCAGTACTGGCTGCCCCGCCTCGCCCCGCACCTGCCGGTCCCCGTGCCGGTGCCGGTCGCCCAGGGCCGGCCGACCACCGCCTACCCGTGGGAGTGGTCGGTGCTGCGCTGGCTGGACGGCGTCAATCCGGCCCCCGGGGTGCTCGCCGACCCCGCACAGCTCGCCCGGGACCTGGCCGGGTTCCTCGGCGCGCTGCACGCCGCAGAACCGGGACCGGACGCGCCGCCGGCGTCCCGCGGCGGACCGCTGGCCGGACGCGACGCCGCCACCCGTGCGGCGGTCGGCCGGCTGCGCGGCGTGATCGACACCGGGGCGGCCACCGCCCTCTGGGACAAGGCACTGCGGCTGCCCGAGCCGACCGGACCGGCCACCTGGGTGCACGGCGACCTCACCGCCGGGAACCTTCTGCTCTCCGGCCAACGCCTCGGTGCCGTGCTGGACTTCGGCCTGCTCGGGGCGGGCGACCCGACCGTCGACCTGATCGCCGCCTGGAACGTGCTCCCGGCGTCCGCCCGCCCGGTCTTCCGCGCCGCCCTGGCGCTCGACGACGCCACCTGGGAACGCGGCCGCGCCTGGGCGCTGTCCATCGCCCTCGTCCAGCTGCCCTACTACCGCACCACCAACCCCCCGCTGGCCGCCAACGCCCGTCACGTCGTCCGCGAGGTCCTGACGGACCGCAGCGTCTGA
- a CDS encoding Tex family protein, whose product MTTPVEQAAQQAQQAIGRKIAEELGVREGQVKAAVELLDGGATVPFVARYRKEVTGSLDDAQLRTLEERLRYLRELEERRAAVLESVDSQGKLDDELRARILAADSKARLEDIYLPFKPKRRTKAQIAREAGLEPLADTLLADPTQDPAALAARFLNESVADGAAALEGARAILVERFGEDADLVGSLRERMWTRGRLVATVREGKEQEGAKFADYFDFAEPYTKLPSHRILAMLRGEKEEVLDLDLSPYDGDEGGDLPGASDYEQRIAARFGIADHGRPADKWLGDTVRWAWRTRVLVRLGIDLRGRLRAEAEDEAVRVFAANLRDLLLAAPAGTRATMGLDPGFRTGVKVAVVDATGKVLAHDTIYPHQPANKWDAALATLAALARKHGVDLVAIGNGTASRETDKLAEDLLKRHPELGVTKAMVSEAGASVYSASAFASQELPDLDVSIRGAVSIARRLQDPLAELVKIDPKSIGVGQYQHDLSEVKLSRSLDAVVEDCVNAVGVDVNTASAPLLTRVSGITGTLADNIVAHRDANGPFRTRKELKNVARLGPKAFEQCAGFLRIPDGDDPLDASGVHPEAYPVVRRILAATGGELRELIGNGSRLRALRPGDFADGTFGVPTVTDILGELDKPGRDPRPAFRTATFKEGVDKIGDLEVGMVLEGVVTNVAAFGAFVDVGVHQDGLVHVSALSKNFVKDPREVVKPGDIVTVRVTTVDVPRKRIGLTLRLDDEVGRGGGEGGRGEGGRGGDRQARPPRQERRGGQGGQGGRGQGGGGGQERRDRGGSGGPGALGNSAMADALRRAGLAGGGGSDDRRSGRR is encoded by the coding sequence GTGACCACGCCAGTCGAACAGGCGGCCCAGCAGGCCCAGCAGGCGATCGGGCGGAAGATCGCCGAGGAACTGGGCGTCCGCGAGGGGCAGGTGAAGGCGGCGGTCGAGCTGCTGGACGGCGGTGCGACGGTGCCGTTCGTGGCCCGCTACCGCAAGGAGGTCACCGGCTCGCTGGACGACGCTCAGCTGCGCACCCTCGAGGAGCGGCTGCGCTACCTGCGGGAGCTGGAGGAGCGCCGCGCCGCCGTCCTGGAGTCGGTCGATTCCCAGGGCAAGCTGGACGACGAGCTGCGGGCGCGGATCCTCGCCGCCGACTCCAAGGCGCGGCTGGAGGACATCTACCTGCCGTTCAAGCCGAAGCGGCGCACCAAGGCCCAGATCGCCCGCGAGGCCGGTCTCGAGCCGCTGGCGGACACCCTGCTCGCCGACCCGACGCAGGACCCGGCGGCGCTGGCCGCGCGGTTCCTCAACGAGTCGGTCGCGGACGGCGCCGCCGCGCTGGAGGGCGCCCGGGCGATCCTGGTCGAGCGGTTCGGCGAGGACGCCGACCTGGTCGGCTCGCTGCGCGAGCGGATGTGGACCAGGGGCCGCCTGGTCGCCACCGTCCGCGAGGGCAAGGAGCAGGAGGGCGCGAAGTTCGCCGACTACTTCGACTTCGCCGAGCCGTACACCAAGCTCCCCTCGCACCGGATCCTGGCGATGCTGCGCGGCGAGAAGGAGGAGGTGCTCGACCTCGACCTGTCCCCGTACGACGGCGACGAGGGCGGCGACCTGCCCGGCGCGAGCGACTACGAGCAGCGGATCGCCGCCCGCTTCGGCATCGCCGACCACGGCCGCCCGGCCGACAAGTGGCTCGGCGACACCGTCCGCTGGGCCTGGCGCACCCGGGTGCTGGTCCGGCTCGGCATCGACCTGCGCGGACGGCTGCGCGCCGAGGCCGAGGACGAGGCGGTCCGGGTGTTCGCCGCGAACCTGCGGGACCTGCTGCTGGCCGCCCCGGCCGGCACCCGCGCCACCATGGGCCTGGACCCGGGCTTCCGGACGGGCGTGAAGGTCGCCGTGGTGGACGCCACCGGCAAGGTGCTCGCGCACGACACGATCTACCCGCACCAGCCGGCGAACAAGTGGGACGCCGCGCTGGCGACGCTGGCCGCGCTGGCGAGGAAGCACGGTGTGGACCTGGTCGCGATCGGCAACGGCACCGCCTCGCGGGAGACCGACAAGCTCGCCGAGGACCTCCTCAAGCGGCACCCGGAGCTGGGCGTGACCAAGGCGATGGTCAGCGAGGCCGGTGCCTCGGTGTACTCGGCCTCCGCGTTCGCCTCGCAGGAGCTGCCGGACCTCGACGTGTCGATCCGCGGCGCGGTGTCGATCGCCCGTCGGCTCCAGGACCCGCTGGCCGAGCTGGTCAAGATCGACCCCAAGTCGATCGGTGTCGGCCAGTACCAGCACGACCTGAGCGAGGTGAAGCTCTCCCGCTCGCTGGACGCCGTGGTCGAGGACTGCGTCAACGCGGTCGGCGTGGACGTGAACACCGCCTCCGCGCCGCTGCTGACCAGGGTCTCCGGCATCACCGGCACGCTCGCGGACAACATCGTCGCGCACCGGGACGCCAACGGCCCGTTCCGTACCCGCAAGGAGCTCAAGAACGTCGCCCGGCTCGGCCCGAAGGCCTTCGAGCAGTGCGCGGGCTTCCTGCGGATCCCGGACGGCGACGACCCGCTGGACGCCTCCGGCGTGCACCCGGAGGCGTACCCGGTGGTGCGCCGGATCCTGGCCGCGACCGGTGGGGAGCTGCGCGAGCTGATCGGCAACGGCAGCCGGCTGCGCGCGCTGCGGCCGGGCGACTTCGCCGACGGCACCTTCGGCGTCCCGACCGTCACCGACATCCTGGGCGAGCTGGACAAGCCGGGGCGCGACCCGCGCCCGGCGTTCCGCACCGCCACCTTCAAGGAGGGCGTCGACAAGATCGGCGACCTGGAGGTCGGCATGGTGCTGGAGGGCGTGGTGACCAATGTGGCCGCGTTCGGCGCCTTCGTCGACGTGGGTGTGCACCAGGACGGCCTGGTGCACGTGTCGGCGCTGTCGAAGAACTTCGTCAAGGACCCGCGCGAGGTGGTCAAGCCCGGCGACATCGTGACCGTCCGGGTCACCACGGTCGACGTGCCGCGCAAGCGGATCGGGCTCACCCTGCGGCTGGACGACGAGGTCGGTCGTGGTGGCGGCGAGGGCGGCCGGGGCGAGGGCGGCCGCGGCGGCGACCGGCAGGCGCGCCCGCCGCGCCAGGAGCGGCGCGGCGGCCAGGGCGGTCAGGGCGGTCGCGGTCAGGGTGGCGGCGGCGGTCAGGAGCGCCGGGACCGGGGCGGTTCCGGCGGCCCGGGGGCGTTGGGCAACAGCGCCATGGCGGACGCGCTGCGCCGGGCCGGTCTGGCCGGCGGTGGCGGTTCGGACGACCGCCGCTCCGGGCGGCGCTGA
- a CDS encoding SHOCT domain-containing protein — protein sequence MDNYPLLNIFWTMLELFLWILWFFLLFKIITDIFRSHDMGGWAKAGWMILVILLPLIGVLVYVIVRGKSMGERDVAQAQKADAAFKAYIRDAAGTPGEGGTGDAGTGRSHVDDLAKLAALKADGSISEEEYQKAKDKLLV from the coding sequence ATGGACAACTACCCGCTGCTCAACATCTTCTGGACGATGCTGGAGCTGTTCCTCTGGATCCTCTGGTTCTTCCTGCTGTTCAAGATCATCACGGACATCTTCCGCAGCCACGACATGGGCGGCTGGGCCAAGGCGGGCTGGATGATCCTGGTGATCCTGCTGCCGCTGATCGGCGTGCTGGTGTACGTGATCGTGCGCGGCAAGAGCATGGGCGAACGCGACGTCGCCCAGGCCCAGAAGGCCGACGCGGCGTTCAAGGCCTACATCCGGGACGCGGCCGGCACCCCCGGCGAGGGCGGCACCGGGGACGCGGGCACGGGCCGCAGCCACGTCGACGACCTGGCGAAGCTCGCCGCGCTCAAGGCCGACGGGTCCATCTCCGAGGAGGAGTACCAGAAGGCCAAGGACAAGCTGCTGGTCTGA
- a CDS encoding NUDIX hydrolase: protein MTDTTDASHATDAGRATGAGPATDAAGAGGTARTSDPAGAPSIPRPPRPGDASRATELAALFPALHAPQYWAWGRYDAQFSTVLPPDELVTNIHLVGFTDDDRVVLCRDDRNHWFLPGGTREHNESVDSCLVRELREEAGARLLGAPVWLGAHRCVTDDPVPYRPWQPHPEKAWLWGWADVAVDSVPTNPDDGEQVVEVRAVEPDEARRLLLGGHEAWWGELIALAVELRSRPR from the coding sequence ATGACCGATACCACCGATGCCAGCCATGCCACCGATGCCGGCCGTGCCACTGGTGCCGGCCCTGCCACCGACGCGGCCGGGGCGGGCGGGACGGCCCGGACGAGCGATCCGGCCGGGGCGCCCTCGATCCCCAGACCGCCCCGGCCCGGTGACGCGTCCCGGGCCACCGAGCTGGCCGCGCTCTTCCCGGCCCTGCACGCGCCGCAGTACTGGGCCTGGGGCCGTTACGACGCGCAGTTCTCCACCGTCCTGCCGCCGGACGAGCTGGTCACCAACATCCACCTGGTGGGCTTCACCGACGACGACAGGGTGGTGCTCTGCCGTGACGACCGGAACCACTGGTTCCTGCCCGGCGGCACCCGCGAGCACAACGAGTCCGTGGACTCCTGCCTGGTCCGCGAGCTGCGCGAGGAGGCCGGCGCCCGGTTGCTCGGCGCCCCGGTCTGGCTGGGGGCGCACCGCTGCGTGACCGACGACCCGGTGCCCTACCGGCCGTGGCAGCCGCACCCGGAGAAGGCGTGGCTCTGGGGCTGGGCCGACGTGGCGGTGGACTCGGTGCCGACCAACCCGGACGACGGCGAGCAGGTCGTCGAGGTCCGGGCGGTGGAGCCGGACGAGGCCCGACGGCTGCTGCTGGGCGGCCACGAGGCCTGGTGGGGCGAGCTGATCGCGCTGGCGGTCGAGCTGCGGTCGCGACCGCGCTGA
- a CDS encoding type III polyketide synthase: MPTLCRPAVAVPEHVITLDETLDLARTLHADHPQLGLALRLIENTGVRTRHLVQPIEETLRHPGFTARNAVYEREAKRRVPEVVERALGHADLTAQDIDLIVYVSCTGFMMPSLTAWLINSMGFRSDTRQLPIAQLGCAAGGAAVNRAHDFCRAYPGANVLVVACEFCSLCYQPTDLGVGSLLSNGLFGDAIAAVVLRGHGGTGVHLERNGSHLVPETEHWISYGVKDTGFHFQLDKRVPGTMEMLAPALRALATDHAWDVSGLGFYIVHAGGPRILDDLCRFLNLEPAAFRFSRATLTERGNIASAVVFDALARMFEEGGVEDGTQGLIAGFGPGITAEISLGSWVRQPLEAKVPRRPRAIDAAELTLAHQTTPLLRPAGTTITE, translated from the coding sequence ATGCCTACGCTCTGCCGCCCCGCCGTCGCCGTCCCCGAGCACGTCATCACGCTCGACGAGACCCTCGACCTGGCGCGCACCCTGCACGCCGACCACCCGCAGCTCGGGCTCGCCCTGCGGCTGATCGAGAACACCGGGGTGCGGACCAGGCACCTGGTCCAGCCCATCGAGGAGACCCTCCGGCACCCCGGCTTCACCGCGCGCAACGCCGTCTACGAGCGGGAGGCCAAACGCCGCGTCCCGGAGGTGGTCGAGCGCGCCCTCGGTCACGCCGACCTCACGGCCCAGGACATCGACCTCATCGTCTACGTGTCCTGCACCGGCTTCATGATGCCCTCGCTGACCGCCTGGCTGATCAACAGCATGGGGTTCCGCTCCGACACCCGCCAGCTGCCGATCGCCCAGCTCGGCTGCGCGGCCGGCGGCGCCGCCGTCAACCGGGCGCACGACTTCTGCCGCGCCTACCCCGGCGCCAATGTGCTCGTCGTCGCCTGCGAGTTCTGCTCGCTCTGCTACCAGCCCACCGACCTCGGCGTCGGCTCGCTGCTCTCCAACGGGCTGTTCGGCGACGCGATCGCCGCCGTCGTGCTGCGCGGCCACGGCGGCACCGGCGTCCATCTGGAGCGCAACGGCTCGCACCTCGTCCCGGAGACCGAGCACTGGATCTCCTACGGGGTCAAGGACACCGGATTCCACTTCCAGCTCGACAAGCGCGTGCCCGGCACCATGGAGATGCTCGCGCCCGCCCTGCGCGCCCTGGCCACCGACCACGCCTGGGACGTCTCCGGTCTCGGCTTCTACATCGTGCACGCGGGCGGTCCGCGGATCCTCGACGACCTCTGCCGCTTCCTCAACCTGGAGCCCGCCGCGTTCCGGTTCTCCCGGGCCACGCTCACCGAGCGCGGCAACATCGCCAGCGCCGTGGTCTTCGACGCACTGGCCCGGATGTTCGAGGAGGGCGGGGTCGAGGACGGCACCCAGGGGCTGATCGCCGGCTTCGGTCCGGGCATCACCGCCGAGATCTCGCTCGGCAGTTGGGTGCGGCAGCCGCTGGAGGCGAAGGTCCCGCGCCGGCCCCGGGCGATCGACGCCGCGGAGCTGACCCTGGCTCACCAGACCACCCCCCTGCTGCGTCCGGCCGGGACTACGATCACCGAATGA
- a CDS encoding cytochrome P450: protein MTPSSAPVWDCPFNHTDGLEFDPLLKRLLTEEPIARIRLPHGEGEAWLATRYEDVRVVTTDRRFSRAAGIGRDLPRMTPAPIAQVESINLMDPPAHNRLRRLVAQGFTNRQVERMRAHTQRVVDGYLDEMTEHGAPADLVAHLSARLPLTTICELLDIPAEDRTELRGHAVAMMAMGPNSGAGQVNAKTALRAYFAELTAARRRDPGEDLISALATARDGAELLDDDELAVMAMVLLVTGHDTSTYELSNITYTLLTHPEQLAKLRAQPEMLPRALEELLRFIPFRQGVGIARVATEDVELGGVLIRAGEPVHVSYLAANRDPAVYERPDELDLDRGAPTHMTFGYGTHHCLGSHLARMELQVAIGTLLNRFPGLRLAVPPEALDWRTGSIWRYPRTLPVAW, encoded by the coding sequence GTGACTCCCTCCTCCGCACCCGTGTGGGACTGCCCCTTCAACCACACCGACGGCCTGGAGTTCGACCCGCTCCTCAAGCGGCTGCTCACCGAGGAGCCGATCGCCAGGATCCGCCTGCCGCACGGCGAGGGCGAGGCCTGGCTGGCCACCCGCTACGAGGACGTCCGAGTGGTCACCACCGACCGCCGGTTCAGCCGCGCCGCGGGCATCGGCCGGGACCTGCCGCGGATGACGCCCGCCCCGATCGCCCAGGTCGAGTCGATCAACCTGATGGACCCGCCGGCCCACAACCGGCTGCGCCGCCTCGTCGCCCAGGGGTTCACCAACCGCCAGGTGGAGCGGATGCGCGCGCACACCCAGCGCGTCGTCGACGGCTACCTCGACGAGATGACCGAGCACGGCGCGCCCGCCGACCTCGTCGCCCACCTCTCCGCCCGGCTCCCGCTCACCACCATCTGCGAACTGCTCGACATCCCCGCCGAGGACCGCACCGAACTCCGCGGCCACGCCGTGGCGATGATGGCGATGGGGCCGAACAGCGGCGCCGGCCAGGTCAACGCCAAGACCGCGCTGCGCGCCTACTTCGCCGAGCTCACCGCCGCCCGCCGGCGCGATCCCGGCGAGGACCTCATCAGCGCCCTCGCCACCGCCCGCGACGGCGCCGAGCTGCTGGACGACGACGAACTCGCCGTGATGGCCATGGTCCTGCTGGTGACCGGCCACGACACCAGTACCTACGAGCTGTCCAACATCACCTACACCCTGCTCACCCACCCCGAGCAGCTCGCCAAGCTGCGCGCCCAGCCCGAGATGCTGCCGCGCGCGCTGGAGGAGCTGCTCCGCTTCATCCCGTTCCGCCAGGGCGTGGGCATCGCCCGGGTCGCCACCGAGGACGTCGAGCTCGGCGGCGTGCTGATCCGGGCCGGTGAGCCGGTGCACGTCTCCTACCTGGCCGCCAACCGCGACCCGGCGGTGTACGAGCGCCCCGACGAGCTCGATCTCGACCGGGGCGCCCCCACCCACATGACCTTCGGCTACGGCACCCACCACTGCCTCGGCTCCCATCTGGCCCGGATGGAGCTCCAGGTGGCCATCGGCACCCTGCTGAACCGCTTCCCGGGGCTCCGGCTCGCCGTACCGCCGGAGGCACTGGACTGGCGGACCGGCTCGATCTGGCGCTACCCGCGGACCCTGCCCGTCGCCTGGTGA
- a CDS encoding TetR/AcrR family transcriptional regulator: MNRTPGRPLRADAERSVRAILAAAERVLAEHPGATMEQIAEAAGVTRTTVHRRFANRQALLDALATEAAAKLAEAIEDGHPETAPPLVALHRATANVLRVKASWGFALGPAAAGSEPAARIHEAIARRCVELLGRIREQGVIAADADLEWVRRVYYALIGEALHGEGGAGPVDADPDTLAALIVDTVLHGVGPRRAG; the protein is encoded by the coding sequence ATGAACCGCACGCCCGGGCGCCCGCTGCGCGCCGACGCCGAACGCAGCGTCCGCGCGATCCTCGCGGCGGCCGAACGCGTCCTGGCCGAGCACCCGGGCGCGACCATGGAGCAGATCGCGGAGGCGGCCGGGGTCACCCGCACCACCGTGCACCGCCGCTTCGCCAACCGGCAGGCGCTGCTGGACGCGCTCGCCACCGAGGCCGCGGCCAAGCTCGCCGAGGCGATCGAGGACGGGCACCCGGAGACCGCGCCGCCGCTGGTCGCGCTGCACCGGGCGACGGCCAACGTGCTGCGGGTGAAGGCGTCCTGGGGCTTCGCCCTGGGGCCGGCGGCCGCCGGGAGCGAGCCGGCCGCCCGGATCCACGAGGCGATCGCGCGCCGCTGCGTCGAACTGCTCGGCCGGATCCGGGAACAGGGGGTGATCGCCGCCGACGCCGACCTGGAGTGGGTGCGCCGGGTCTACTACGCCCTCATCGGCGAGGCACTGCACGGCGAGGGCGGCGCCGGGCCCGTCGACGCCGACCCGGACACCCTGGCCGCCCTGATCGTCGACACCGTGCTGCACGGCGTGGGCCCCCGCCGGGCGGGCTGA